Proteins from one Arthrobacter sp. DNA4 genomic window:
- a CDS encoding DUF427 domain-containing protein: MVRAVWNGKVIAESADTVVVEGNHYFPRDAVNAEYLRDSDKNTFCPWKGTASYHTLDVDGELNEAAAWYYPEPKPRAKHIEDRVAFWRGVTIEA, encoded by the coding sequence ATGGTCAGGGCTGTCTGGAACGGAAAAGTCATCGCCGAATCCGCGGACACGGTGGTGGTGGAGGGGAACCACTATTTCCCGCGCGACGCCGTCAATGCCGAGTATTTGCGGGATAGCGACAAGAACACCTTCTGCCCGTGGAAGGGCACGGCCAGCTACCACACGCTGGACGTTGACGGCGAGCTGAACGAGGCCGCGGCCTGGTACTACCCGGAGCCCAAGCCGCGCGCGAAGCATATTGAGGATCGGGTCGCGTTCTGGCGCGGCGTCACCATCGAGGCCTGA
- a CDS encoding phosphatidylinositol-specific phospholipase C/glycerophosphodiester phosphodiesterase family protein: protein MFVKSTLAAVAILASLAGTDVAPAQAGAEAHNPAPVVGQPLAGTHAHNDYEHDRPLFDALEHGFTSVEADVWLVDGELRVAHDLADAKQGVTLESLYLDPLQDLVRSQPGHSVYPTWDGSLQLLIDIKSEGEATYAALEQELAEHRDIMSRYTNGNVKTGPVTAVISGNRPLATMQAQDKRFSFYDGRSTDLTSGLPAALMPLVSDNWTKLFTWQGVGPMPEAERAKLRAFVATAHANGYRVRFWATPDQPGAARDAVWTELANAGVDHINTDDLAGLQQFLTARAA, encoded by the coding sequence GTGTTCGTGAAAAGCACCCTCGCCGCCGTCGCCATCCTTGCCTCCCTGGCCGGGACAGACGTAGCCCCCGCCCAGGCCGGGGCGGAGGCACACAATCCAGCGCCCGTCGTCGGCCAGCCCCTTGCCGGCACCCATGCCCACAACGACTACGAGCATGACCGCCCTCTGTTCGACGCACTGGAGCACGGTTTCACCAGCGTCGAGGCGGACGTGTGGCTGGTCGACGGTGAGCTGCGCGTGGCCCACGACCTCGCTGACGCCAAACAGGGAGTCACGCTCGAGAGCCTCTACCTCGACCCACTCCAGGACCTGGTCCGCAGCCAGCCAGGCCACAGCGTCTACCCCACGTGGGACGGCAGCCTGCAACTCCTGATCGATATCAAGAGCGAGGGCGAGGCCACCTACGCCGCCCTGGAGCAGGAACTGGCCGAACACCGCGACATCATGAGCCGCTACACCAACGGCAACGTCAAGACCGGCCCGGTCACCGCCGTCATCAGCGGCAACCGACCGCTGGCCACCATGCAGGCCCAGGACAAGCGCTTCAGCTTCTACGACGGCCGCTCCACCGACCTCACATCCGGCTTGCCCGCCGCCCTGATGCCGCTGGTCAGCGACAACTGGACCAAGCTCTTCACCTGGCAGGGCGTCGGCCCCATGCCGGAGGCCGAGCGCGCCAAGCTGCGCGCCTTCGTGGCCACCGCACACGCTAACGGTTACCGCGTCCGCTTCTGGGCCACCCCGGACCAGCCCGGTGCCGCCCGCGATGCCGTCTGGACCGAGCTTGCCAATGCAGGCGTGGACCACATCAATACCGACGACCTCGCCGGCCTCCAGCAGTTCCTCACCGCCCGCGCAGCCTAG
- a CDS encoding SRPBCC family protein — protein sequence MAHVEEVEETVEVAVPVRTAYNQWTQFESFPQFMSGVESVTQLTDTTNHWVTKVGGVQREFDTEIVDQAPDDRIAWRSTDGKSHAGIIRFTPLDATHTKVKVHFEWAPETATEKAGAALKIDNMQVKADMRKFKDFVESRGSETGGWRGEV from the coding sequence ATGGCACACGTTGAAGAGGTTGAAGAGACGGTGGAAGTCGCTGTTCCGGTGCGGACCGCGTACAACCAGTGGACCCAGTTCGAATCCTTTCCGCAGTTCATGTCCGGCGTCGAGTCGGTGACCCAACTGACCGACACCACCAATCACTGGGTTACCAAAGTAGGTGGCGTCCAAAGGGAATTCGACACGGAAATCGTTGACCAGGCGCCTGATGACCGGATCGCCTGGCGCAGCACCGACGGCAAGTCGCACGCGGGCATCATCAGGTTCACGCCCCTGGATGCCACCCACACCAAGGTCAAAGTCCATTTCGAATGGGCGCCGGAAACTGCAACTGAAAAGGCTGGCGCAGCACTGAAGATCGACAACATGCAGGTCAAGGCCGACATGCGGAAGTTCAAGGACTTCGTCGAATCGCGCGGGAGCGAAACCGGCGGCTGGCGCGGCGAGGTCTAG
- the arsA gene encoding arsenical pump-driving ATPase — protein sequence MKFLDNPPRFLFFTGKGGVGKTSVACAASLSLAREGRKVLLVSTDPASNIGQVFGLAIGNTITAIPQVPGLSALEIDPEQAADAYRERILAPVRGVLPEQELAGITESLSGSCTTEVASFDEFTSLLGDDASFAQYHHIVFDTAPTGHTIRLLQLPGSWTDFLATGAGEPSCLGPLSGLDKHKEVYAKAVQALTDPLRTRLVLVTRAQASSLKEVERTYLELHRIGISGGYLVVNGVFPLAGGEEELAQAVRAREAAALAVIPEPIAALPRDVLDLKRVNMVGITALESLFSTADGAGEDPASIPEIEDAPLAALVDGIERDGHGLVICMGKGGVGKTTVAAAIAVSLAKRGHAVHLTTTDPAVHLAETLHGPVAGLKVSRIDPAAAIEEYRAHVMDTKGRRLDAEGRAALAEDLMSPCTDEVAVFRQFSRVVQESRRNFVVMDTAPTGHTLLLLDATGSYHREISRQVGSSMGFVTPLMRLQDPAMTKVILVTLAETTPVLEAKELKDDLERAGIEPWAWVINNSIAAAHPHTPLLQARAAHEIEQIAKVRSMTDRVALIPLLPEEPVGEARLTTLTAFTSQRV from the coding sequence GTGAAGTTTCTCGATAACCCGCCGCGGTTCCTGTTTTTCACCGGCAAGGGCGGGGTGGGCAAGACCTCGGTGGCCTGTGCCGCTTCACTCTCCCTGGCCAGGGAGGGCCGGAAGGTACTGCTGGTCAGCACGGACCCCGCCTCGAATATCGGCCAGGTCTTCGGCCTGGCCATTGGAAATACCATCACCGCCATTCCTCAAGTGCCCGGCCTCTCTGCACTGGAGATTGACCCGGAACAGGCGGCCGACGCATACCGGGAGCGGATCCTTGCCCCTGTCCGGGGAGTCCTGCCCGAGCAGGAACTGGCCGGTATCACGGAGAGCCTGTCCGGTTCCTGCACCACAGAGGTGGCGTCCTTCGATGAGTTCACCAGCCTGCTTGGAGACGACGCCTCGTTTGCGCAGTACCACCACATCGTCTTTGATACCGCGCCTACCGGCCACACCATCAGACTGCTGCAGCTTCCCGGGTCATGGACCGATTTCCTCGCTACCGGCGCGGGCGAACCGTCCTGCCTGGGACCTCTGTCTGGACTGGACAAGCACAAAGAGGTGTATGCAAAGGCGGTCCAGGCGCTCACGGATCCCCTGCGCACCCGGCTTGTCCTGGTGACCCGTGCGCAGGCGTCGTCCCTGAAGGAGGTTGAACGGACTTACCTCGAGCTCCACCGGATCGGAATCAGCGGAGGGTACCTGGTGGTTAACGGCGTCTTTCCCCTGGCCGGCGGCGAGGAGGAACTTGCGCAAGCCGTCCGTGCCCGGGAAGCAGCGGCCCTGGCGGTGATTCCCGAGCCAATCGCCGCTCTCCCCCGCGACGTTCTCGACCTCAAACGCGTAAATATGGTGGGTATTACAGCGCTCGAATCCCTGTTCAGCACCGCTGACGGTGCTGGGGAGGACCCGGCGTCAATCCCGGAGATCGAGGATGCTCCGCTAGCTGCCTTGGTGGACGGCATCGAGCGCGACGGCCACGGGCTGGTGATTTGCATGGGCAAAGGCGGCGTGGGAAAGACCACGGTTGCCGCCGCCATCGCGGTCTCCCTGGCCAAAAGGGGACATGCCGTCCACCTCACCACCACCGATCCGGCAGTACACCTTGCCGAGACACTCCATGGGCCTGTTGCAGGGCTGAAGGTGTCCCGGATCGACCCCGCAGCGGCCATCGAGGAGTACCGCGCCCACGTGATGGATACCAAGGGCCGCAGACTGGATGCTGAAGGACGCGCAGCCTTGGCCGAGGATTTGATGTCTCCCTGCACGGATGAGGTGGCGGTGTTCCGGCAGTTTTCCCGGGTGGTCCAGGAGTCCCGCCGGAACTTCGTGGTGATGGACACCGCTCCCACTGGACACACACTGCTGCTCCTGGATGCCACAGGCTCGTACCATCGGGAGATTTCCCGCCAGGTGGGGAGCTCGATGGGGTTCGTGACCCCGCTCATGCGCCTGCAGGACCCGGCGATGACGAAGGTCATCCTGGTCACCCTGGCTGAAACAACGCCGGTGCTGGAGGCCAAGGAACTAAAAGACGATCTGGAACGGGCCGGGATCGAGCCGTGGGCCTGGGTCATCAACAACTCGATCGCCGCTGCCCACCCTCACACCCCACTGCTTCAGGCCCGCGCCGCACACGAGATCGAACAGATCGCCAAGGTGCGGTCCATGACGGACAGGGTTGCCCTGATTCCCCTGTTGCCGGAAGAGCCCGTGGGGGAAGCGAGATTGACCACGCTGACCGCGTTCACCAGCCAGCGGGTGTAA
- a CDS encoding VOC family protein has protein sequence MLTIGTIVLGVNDVAAATKFWNEAIGYVPREAGDETWVTLVPSSGPGAELSLMLSETPVQDHPRIHLDLYADDQSAEVERLVSLGARRVDWDSYPDDPDFVVLEDPDGNRFCVIDKSQG, from the coding sequence ATGTTGACTATCGGAACCATTGTCCTCGGCGTCAACGACGTCGCCGCCGCCACCAAGTTCTGGAACGAGGCCATCGGCTATGTCCCGCGGGAGGCCGGCGACGAGACGTGGGTGACCCTTGTGCCGTCGTCGGGCCCCGGCGCGGAACTGTCCCTCATGCTCAGCGAAACCCCGGTCCAGGACCACCCGCGGATCCACCTGGACCTGTATGCGGACGACCAGTCCGCGGAGGTGGAGCGCCTGGTCTCGCTCGGCGCCCGGCGCGTGGACTGGGACTCGTATCCGGACGACCCCGACTTCGTGGTCCTGGAGGATCCGGACGGGAACCGGTTCTGCGTCATCGACAAGAGTCAAGGCTAG
- a CDS encoding patatin-like phospholipase family protein, with product MNTTPSSAPHAAPAGRCKRALVLGGGGSTGNAWLIGVLAGLADAGLDVTGADRVIGTSAGSTAASQIAGAGPAELYAAVLGAPLPQRTRPAGTSGSPVPDHLERTGRIIAASVNAPDMRRRMGAAALDLAAAYDASERWRATVAARLPRKEWPEHELLITAVDAATGEPAVFDRNSGIDLVDAVAASCSSGSAYRIGDRSYIDGGYRRNENADLAAGCEGVLVLSPFGGRTRMPLEWGMQLAAQVEELRAGGSRVEVIFPDSGAGQMFGANAMDLSLRPAAAQSGYNEGKTRAAMLTEFWRQ from the coding sequence GTGAACACAACACCTTCTTCCGCCCCGCATGCCGCTCCGGCGGGAAGATGCAAACGCGCCTTGGTCCTTGGTGGCGGTGGCTCCACCGGCAACGCCTGGCTGATCGGCGTCCTCGCCGGGCTGGCAGACGCAGGGCTGGACGTGACCGGCGCCGACCGGGTCATCGGAACATCGGCGGGGTCCACGGCAGCCTCGCAGATTGCGGGCGCCGGGCCCGCCGAACTCTATGCCGCCGTCCTTGGCGCTCCGCTTCCGCAGCGGACGCGTCCCGCGGGAACCTCCGGCAGTCCGGTGCCCGACCACCTGGAGCGGACCGGCAGGATCATCGCCGCCTCCGTGAATGCGCCGGACATGCGCCGCCGGATGGGCGCAGCGGCACTCGACCTGGCGGCGGCCTACGACGCCTCGGAGCGGTGGCGGGCAACGGTCGCGGCTCGGCTGCCCAGGAAGGAATGGCCAGAGCATGAACTGCTGATCACGGCCGTCGATGCGGCTACCGGGGAACCGGCAGTGTTCGACCGCAACAGCGGCATCGATTTGGTTGACGCCGTCGCCGCCAGTTGCTCCAGCGGCTCGGCGTACCGGATTGGGGACAGGAGCTATATCGACGGCGGTTACCGGCGCAACGAGAACGCCGACCTGGCGGCCGGGTGTGAGGGCGTCCTGGTTCTGTCGCCTTTCGGTGGCAGAACGCGGATGCCACTCGAATGGGGCATGCAGCTGGCGGCGCAGGTGGAAGAGCTGCGGGCAGGCGGCAGCAGGGTCGAAGTCATCTTCCCGGACAGCGGGGCCGGGCAGATGTTCGGCGCCAACGCCATGGATTTGTCACTCCGTCCCGCAGCAGCCCAGTCCGGATACAACGAAGGAAAAACCCGCGCCGCGATGCTCACAGAATTCTGGCGGCAATGA
- a CDS encoding GNAT family N-acetyltransferase, protein MISIDRDSPTRDDVHLLLTEHLADMFATSPAESVHALDHSALSAPSITFWTAREDGNLLGCGALKLLDSPAGPGRHGEIKSMRTTATARGRGVATLMLGHILDDARTRNLERVYLETGTEDYFAPARRLYARNGFTECPPFADYVLDPNSVFMELRL, encoded by the coding sequence ATGATTTCGATTGACCGGGACAGCCCCACGCGCGATGACGTCCACCTGCTCCTGACCGAACACCTGGCGGATATGTTCGCCACCTCGCCCGCCGAAAGCGTGCACGCCCTGGACCATTCCGCCCTGTCCGCCCCGTCCATCACGTTCTGGACGGCCCGCGAGGACGGCAACCTTTTGGGGTGCGGCGCACTTAAGCTGCTGGACTCCCCCGCCGGCCCGGGGAGGCATGGCGAGATCAAGTCCATGCGCACCACAGCAACCGCCCGGGGCCGGGGCGTGGCCACCCTCATGCTCGGGCACATACTTGATGACGCCCGTACGCGGAACCTTGAGCGCGTCTACCTGGAGACCGGAACCGAGGACTACTTTGCCCCCGCGCGGCGGCTATACGCCCGCAACGGGTTCACGGAGTGCCCGCCGTTTGCCGACTACGTGCTGGACCCCAACAGCGTGTTCATGGAACTCCGCCTGTAG